The Elaeis guineensis isolate ETL-2024a chromosome 12, EG11, whole genome shotgun sequence sequence TGAAGATGACTTCCTCTATTGAGAAGAAGACTCCCCCTATTGAGAAGACTCAATCTGCTTCCTCTATTGAGAAGAAGACTCTTCCTGTTGAGAAGACTAGATCTGTTCTTCCGTGGTCACAATCTCCCCCTCTCGACCAGCAGGATTAGGAGAGATGCTAGGAGAGAACAGAAACTCCGAGAAAAGAGTTGGTTGTGTGGCTGAGATTTTAGATGGACTATTACTGTAGAAAGCTTCAAACTCACAAAAAGTGACATCCATACTGACAAACATTCATCATTCAAGAGGATAATATAATTTATAACCCTTCTGAGTGGTAGGATAACTCATAAAAATACACTTCAAGGCTCGAGGATCAAGTTTGTTGGTGGCAGAATGGTGATCACGAATAAAACACACACATCTAAATACCTGAATAGGTACAATAAATGAAGGCTCCCCCGACAAGTGCATTAGTGGTGTCTTGTATCCCAAGATACGGAGAGACATCCGGTTGATTAAGTAAGCAGTAGTTAGGATAGCTTTTTTCCATAAAGATTTAAAAACTTTCATAGCAAATAATAATGATCGAGCAACCTTCAAAAGATGTCTATTCTTGCACTTGGCTACGTCATTCTAGACAGGTATATCAACACAAGTAGTCTAATGAATAATTTTCTGAGTACTCAGATACTCATAAAATTTTTAGTTTAGTATTCGGTGCTATTTTCAGTTCTCAAAACTTTAATCTTGACACAAAATTAGGTGTTGACTAACTTATGAAACACCTGAAAGCATCAAATAACCTCGTCCTTAGACTTTAGTGGATATACCCACATCACTCTACTATAACAGTCAATAAAGGTAACAAAATATCGATGCCTCGAGACTGAGGCAATGCTACACGGCCCCCATACATTGGAATGAATAACCTCTAGTGGTTtatgttggagttttatggtttcacatacgtatgatttttcaaaataagtatgtagtgaaattttaaaaaaatttcagattaaatctaatttaatctaagtatgcataagatcaaatcttcaaatcataaacaggatcatcatatgtgagataagatttagatacagaaatcaaatagaaaaaaataaatataaatatacctTGGTATGGATTAATTTTCATCgcaaacagatgatcatggatgtcttctgaagaTCTCTTTaagccgcacaagcgtccgacctctacgaatatctatatgagactctgatctgattaaaagccttttgatctcattgggatgctagctctcttgtagagattgcatcttgatggttgaaaatctttttttctctcaagacactcttagagaaaaagaagatataggaggatcttaatctctacgctagagatcatgagaagaacccttgcttctcttttcttcctaaaatttatgcaccaaatctctacaatagagatgtagtaattttatccaacttttggataaagaagagaggagacatcTATGTCTAAATATGGACAAGAGGGAGGAGATAAGATGttctaacaaccaacttttgattaTTTGGAATAAAGAACAGATATGACATACAATCCTCATGCCTCCCTTCTTCACGtcgtccctctttttctctcatattttccacgcacaaaagcATCTGATTTGTGGTGTCAGAACTGATCTCAATCTCCTATCAAACCATCCAAAGTGCTGGGTTTAAATAGATGAAGATGGGAGATTGATTTTGGACAGGAATCAAGAGTCCAATTCATCTAGGACTCTAGATTTTTTGTGACCACCTACAAccagatttgtgcacccaaatttTACATAGAAACAAGGGGatatccttctttcttacatgctaaaataaGGGAGAAAAATGGCGTCAAACCTGGTAGTGTGTGGCGTCCAAATCAGGTTGGGCGTGAGATCCAATTTTGTGGTGCATGGAAGAAATTTTAATTCCATGGGACTCTTCATTAGGtggctattttaaatctaataaaataccaataaatcttaatcatattaggactagattagatccaaatagatgaaaattcaaactgatttggagctcaaactatttagattttaTGTCATCTATTTGGAGGAGTTctagtcctattggactctttcttggtacttgagtcaaactcaattttaatcataattcaattaaaatttggtgcacccatgaatataaaaatttttagtccaaataggaatttatttattcatatttaaatcctagtctaattaaaaattgagtcaaacccaaatcctaattcaactaggaCTAATTCTCCGATCCTTTTAGGGTTTCCTATAACCCAATtgaggttgatcaaatcaaattcatatcaagttaaattaaatcttatttaattagatttgatgcaagccccattgcttaatcaaattgagctaattagtaatcatattactaattaatcctcctataactcactaactctttagcaagttacatAATGTaacatttgcattggatcaatcatcaatcaatttgataatcaaattttgttacgattcataatcataattcaaccatctgatcaatcaagaAGCCTCTTTTATATGTAATCCTATAGATTCTATTATGTCTGatggtgagatatattatgatctctatcacaatatcattaaaactcttttcaatgggttagaacaattccaactttgcccaccaaggatcatcgatcatcaagatgatacttgtgagtctcacaatctatcagtgatacctagcagtatatagtgacaatccagtaaaataaaaaataaatctctaagcgcagttaacgcatgatacagtccctttatcgtgaatctcgatcagatggcaggtcatggataaatcatcaaatctcaacatcgatcatatgatagattcaatcagctcgagtccatatgtgattctatgaaaattcttttccatcaatcacaatgctatggccatagacttaaggactcagcctcttaaattctataggactactcccttctactaggattgatagatcccatcttgatgtacatcctacttctacagtggaccaactgtcgctaatatccactataagagctcattgagacctatattgatgtgtcagtcaaactccagtagtctcactgcAAACAGTAATGCCAcctcagatcaaaagaccagttatacaaagaaagttactaacgagtgagtagacatccatgtgacttctcgtgttggtcacgcttagtgctagttgttctttaacaaccatctgcactctcgctccagtgtcactacactgtagactcgagatccatctgtccgaaggaagcgatctatgcactggtctatccagatcaatcaccatccccatgatgatcctataatcaagagcaatttaggaattaaccatcaatgacatatgtctcaaattctcaactctttgagaatatatgtcatcatcttgttaatctcttggatgattcatggacacataaatatgaatggtaacataaatacccaataagtataaaatcatatcctagatatataatatatgtctgtcaaaattggcttctagggcatacatctaacaatttacTACTTCAATGTCCAGAAATAGGGTAAGAACTACGAGTATGTTTGGAAAATTCACATGCATCGCAAACCAACCGTTCTTTGTTGTAGGCACTATATAAATCAGGAAAAAGTCTGGACAGAAGAGGAAAAGGGATATGACCAAGCCTGTGATACTGTAATATCAACTCTTGTTTTGTATTATCAGAAGAAGTCAACCCAGCATACTGATAGTTCTGTGATGCCCCTTCAGTCAAGTAGTAGAGCCCATTATGCATTTAAACATGCCCAATTGTCGCCCCCGTAGTCAGCTCCTAAAAGATACAATGGATAGGAAAAAAGATAGCTTTACAATTCAAATCTTTTATAATGGAACTGATGGACAAAAGGTTAGTAGGAAAACTAGGAACATGCAAGACTGATGATAATTTCATGTTAGGTGTACAATAGATGGTCCCTTTTCCAAAGATGGGTTTAGAGGAACCATCAGCAATTTGCATCCTGTCCGGATCAGAATATAATGCATAAGAGCTAAACCTATTAGATTAACCAGTCATATATGCAATGGCACCAGAGTCAACTATCCAATGTAATGAAGGATTAGTTGAAATAAATGCATTAGGACtagtatgagaaaaattagagtgTGTAAAGTGAGATAGAATAAGGAGAACTGGAGGAGCTATTAGGCAAACCCTGAGTAGTAAAGGAAGTTTTGCCATGCCTGAGTGTGCATATCTTGCGCTTGAGTTCGAATGCTTGGGTGGTGTTATCCTGCTGAGAATATGTCCTAGTAATAGCCTCCCATACATCTCAGGTGGTTTCGAAAAAGAAGAGCTCTTGAGAAATAAAGGGCATGATAGAGTTGAGGAGCCAGACCATCACAAAGAAGTTTTTTGACTCCCATTGCTCTAATGCAACATCTCCAGATGGCAGCTTTGTTTTAGCCCCGATGAGATATGCCCCGATGAGATATCCTTTTAAACCACGGGCTTTAATAAAGAGCTACACATTTCGAGCCCACAAAAGGTAAGTGAGGGGCCCATCCAATTTCACAGAGCTGATATGAAGGGATGGATTGTCCATTCCAAACTGAGAATTTGATGGCTAGACAACTTCAGTGACAGCTTTCTCCAATGCCTCCTTAGTGGAATCATCTAACATAGCTTAAAAaggagctcaaaagaaaagatcaCTGGATGATtttcatcctcttttttttttttttttttttttgaaaaaatagaaaatcaatTAAAGAAGGAAGGGGCTTACCGCTTTCTTTCGTGATCCCATGGTCCATGGGCTAATCCCATCGGCAAGACGGGGGTAGTGGAGCGATCAGCGGGGTGGGCATGTGGGTGCTGGCGGCGGACGAGGTGACGGTGGGGGTAGCAGAGCAATCGACGGGGGCAGCCACGCTAGCGGCGAACGAGAGGATGGCTATGGGACGAAAGGATGGCGGTGAGATAAGGCGGTGGGAGATCATGTCGGAGCCGGAGAAGGAATCGGGTTTGATGGGAGATGACGGCGAGGGCAGCGAAGCGATCGGATTTGATGGGCACGGTCGGTGATGGGTCGGTGGCTATGGGCGCGGATGGTGGAGCTGGTGTGATTGGAGCGGTGGTAGCAAGGCAGTGGGGTGGCAGTGGCAACATTGGATTTTTTTCTTCTAATGGTGCTCGGAGATTGGGATGAGATAGAATTCAGGGCTCTGAAAAATGGGGCGGATGTCTTGGATGGGATGAGAGCTTGGAAGGAGGGATCGGGTATTCATTGCTTTGACTCCATGTTGGCAAACAGAGatgggaaagagaagaagagaggaagatggagatttcagaggaagaagaaattgatttctctctaGGATCTATAGGAtccttttattaatttttagagcCTCAATTTAGAAATTATACAACCATATTTCTTTCTAATTTGAAAGATTATATTTCTAATTAGAGGGATCTATAGATCTCTTCCTTCTAATAGTTCTTGATGTTCTGTAGATATTTTGTTTGATTGGTGGCTCTGGTATATATTGTTTTACAGTGATCTAGCTCTGCTTTGTAATATAAGCACTTAATCTTGTTCCACACCTCCTTTGTTCTGTCAATCAAATTATTATCAACTTATAGTAACATCACACTCCCGGTGCAAATCTTGAATCCTACAGTACAATGGACATAAAATTTGCTTCATTGGCCTTACATGCACATAAATTTAGGGAGACTGTGCATGGAATTAAACCCactttattttattatctttctgaaaataaaataattttttaatgcaaaaatagtttatttTGAGTTTATTGGGGCCTGGTACGCATTGCTTTCCTAACTATCACAAAAAGCTCTTTAAATGTATATTCACATATATTACAAGTTCGCATCCATTATAATTAGTGTGTTCATGAACTAAACTAAAATGTGTGACTCATTTCCGTTGGAGTGGTGAAATTATCCTTtgaaggttaaaaaaaaaaatgaattgcatttgtggggaaaaaaaagaaagaaagaaagcaacaCTTTTTTGCTAAAACAATATAGGTCTAATTTTGGAAGCTCTTATGACCTAATCAAAGGATTTTGAACGAACTATTGTTCACACTAACCTTCTGAACTCCGCGTGAAGCTGTGTCGTACTGGGTTAGCAAGGCTTATCCTACCAACTCTTCTATTAAGTCACTAGCAAGGTTTTGATCTTTGACAGGATCCTGAATAAGATATCAACTTCCCAATATATAAAAACTTGACCCCAAGCTATCTCCCGGTCAACCAATATTGgtcaatttttaatattttcttttacTATATCTTAAATAACTTTTtagttaaaaatatcaaaataaatgcataaaatgAGTAGTTAATTATAGTTTTGTCTTAAGGACCAATACAATACATCCAAAATTTTGATGGGCATCAGCAAATTCCTTCCACAGACGCCAAATTATCTTGTTCCGGTGATCTTAAGATCATTGTTCATGACCACAATTTTTTTCCCTCTGAGAAAAGAGGAGGATTAACCTCAACCTAACCATCCACTGTGTCGGTAGAATATGAATCCAGGTCATCGGGCACCACCCTGTTAGGGACTTGCCTAATTTGACAAGTTGGCACCCACTGTGGAAGACCACTGCTTgatgggacatgcaaacttctgGTGTCTCCTATTCCAGCCAGGATAAATAAAATCTTGACTCATCTCAGTGTTAGTCAACCATCGAGATAGCTAATATCTCTTCATTGTTAAAGCATTGATGCCTGGTAACTTTGTATAACCCTTGGGTAGCAATCAATTGAGGATGACTTGGTaccttttttctcttctcatcAAATTCAGCGGTACTCCTAAGCACTTGACCATTGATGCAGCACGTCAAGTCATCAATCTGAACATAGGCATTTCTCATTTGAAAAATCAGCAAAGTCTCAATATTGACAGGCAGGCCCCAATAGAAGGCTATGGACCACTTCATGGTGCCAAGAAGATGAAGAATCTACTGGAATCAATAGTTCTGcaagaatattaaaatttataattttaaaaaacaagGTATGGCTAAAAGGTCCCCAACAAAGAAAGGAAAATGTTAGGGGAATTGGTAAGATAGGTGATAAATctatgaaaaaaatatagaaataatgGATGGACCTTTACTATTAGAGTTTGAATTCTCTCTAATGGTCAAACGGCCCATTAAGATTGGGGATATATTTAAAAGGGAGAAATAAAAGGATCTTGAAATCTCACCTGTCCATCTGGGCCCTCATCATGCACACAGCAAATGCTCAATGCTGGCAGGAAACAAATTACAAGGCAACGAAAGAAAAAAGCCTGGCTTATCACTTAGTTCTTGATTAACCTGTGACAATCATCTTCGCCATCTCCTTTGCATCAAATGTGCCCTGTGCTAATATTAATAAAGTAGactaataatgaataataattaaTGTTGGGTAATGTTCCCGGAGCATTCTTTTGCTTTAGGTGCGCCTGTAGTCAGTTGTATTTGTTTTAATGTCTATCCTTGCAATATTTGGCCCCAAGCACTCAAAGGTAGTCTATCCTTGCATTATTTGGCCGCCATTTGACCAAAAATTATCCATTGACTGATCAGAGTTAACCTATAAAATATTTAGGAGATGTTTGGTTCGTAATCGAGATTAGAATgagaatgaaaatcgaaatgatttgaaatcggaatcggaatgaccaaatcctccaaagcatttggttcgtgactagaatcggaattgaaatcgaaatgaaaatttgaatccataaaagAGAATAGGGAtggagttctatatagattgagtcatTTCCATTCCATCttgaaattgaaattgaaattggaatgggactcctcccaaccaaacagttGGAATAGGAGTCATCCATTCCGTTTTCGATTCCAGATCTTCTCTCTCCAATCAAATACTCCCTTATAGAACACCTGAGGACAGGAGCCATGGTGAATTTCTAAGTattaaataaggaaaaaaattaaaaaaataattggagaAATTATCATTATAACTATGCGCTTCTTTCTTTTGTCCTTTGCGAGTGTTGTGATAGGCCCTAATAACGACAGCATGCAAAATAAAAATGCCTTGACAACCACTTTGGTGCAGCACCCTTCACAACCTACACCTCCCAGTATCTTTAATGAGCTCCCCCGCATGTAAAGCATTATTCGATCAGATTCCTACAGAATCCAAGATAATTTACGATAACCACTTAGTTAATTAATTAGGAAGCTAATTGGCATTCAAAATTTACATCTGAAACACAAATGCATAACAAAACAATAACATCTTCAGCATCTCTATACACATTCTTATAATATGAGCAAAGACATCTCAAATACAAGCCTCATCATCGTGAACAGATGATGACACATAACGTAGAAGAGACGGAGGAGCCACCAGAACAGCTAACACCCCTTATTCCATTATTAATTGGCAGCATGAGCAAAACATCACAACATCAGCAGCAGCAACGTGAATTCAATcacgaaaaaaatttaaaaaacatcGATTTAACTCTCCGGCTCGGCCTCATCGCCATACCCCTCGTCCTCCTCCTCAGCCATCGCATCCTGGTATTGCTGGTACTCCGACACCAGATCATTCATATTACTCTCCGCTTCAGTAAACTCCGTCTCATCCATTCCCTCCCCAGTATACCAATGCAAGAAGGCCTTTCGCCTGAACATGACTGTGAACTGCTCCGAGACACGCCTGAACATCTCCTGTATCGACGTCGAGTTGCCCATGAAGGTCGCCGACATCGACATGCCGGTGGGCGGGATGTCGCAGACGCTGGACTTGACGTTGTTGGGGATCCACTCGACGAAGTCGGAGGAATTCTTGTTCTGGACATTGATCATCTGCTCATCGACCTCCTTGGTGCTCAACCTGCCGCGGAACATGGCAGAGGCGGTGAGGTAGCTGTCATGGAGGGGGGAGGCGGCGCACCCACATCTGCTGAGTGAGTTCTGGGATGGAGAGGGCTCGGTACTGCAGGGAGCCGCGGGAGGTGACGGGGTGCAGCCCACCATGAAGAAGTGGAGACGGGGGAAGGGGATGAGGTTGACGGCAAGCTTTCGGAGGTCGGAGGTCAGCTGGCCGGGGAAGCGCTGCTCATGGTGTTGGAGATGAGGTGGTTGAGGTCGCCAACTGATATATAAACATGTCATTAGAATGACCAACTCATAGAAGAATTGGGAATTGGAAGTAATGCAACAAACCGGAAACTCCCTAGTTATCAATACCACCATGGTAACTCCGGAAATATAAGTAGAATAGTTGAGCAGGATGACCGTTCGATGAAATGCtcgagagagagaggagtggaACGAAGTCGCGATCGCCCCGTGATGTATAAAGTTTGTCTCGTGTTCTTAATG is a genomic window containing:
- the LOC105054884 gene encoding tubulin beta-7 chain-like — encoded protein: MRFVLKCLFSDCNIVTDSRVPIVFIHIKNTRQTLYITGRSRLRSTPLSLEHFIERSSCSTILLIFPELPWCWRPQPPHLQHHEQRFPGQLTSDLRKLAVNLIPFPRLHFFMVGCTPSPPAAPCSTEPSPSQNSLSRCGCAASPLHDSYLTASAMFRGRLSTKEVDEQMINVQNKNSSDFVEWIPNNVKSSVCDIPPTGMSMSATFMGNSTSIQEMFRRVSEQFTVMFRRKAFLHWYTGEGMDETEFTEAESNMNDLVSEYQQYQDAMAEEEDEGYGDEAEPES